One region of Polaribacter pectinis genomic DNA includes:
- a CDS encoding SRPBCC family protein, which translates to MKAIKIILGIISVLVIGFFLTGLIIKETNYTAQVFVDKPVTEVFSVFNNSENIKNWIPEIKSFEVVNDNPGKTGSIYKIVVENQGEEITMTEKVLAYVPNEKVTLFFDAENMLKTDDYLFCEEDGVTTIILKSSCKSDSFIMACLFPYFKGTFQEQDQAYLNNFKEFVEKK; encoded by the coding sequence ATGAAAGCAATAAAAATAATTTTAGGAATTATATCTGTTTTGGTAATAGGTTTTTTTCTTACGGGGTTAATAATAAAAGAAACAAATTATACTGCACAGGTTTTTGTAGATAAACCTGTTACAGAAGTTTTTAGTGTTTTTAATAATTCAGAAAACATTAAAAATTGGATTCCAGAGATAAAATCTTTCGAAGTTGTAAATGACAATCCAGGTAAAACAGGAAGTATTTATAAAATTGTGGTAGAAAACCAAGGAGAAGAAATTACAATGACAGAGAAAGTTTTGGCATACGTACCCAATGAAAAAGTAACACTTTTCTTTGATGCTGAAAACATGTTAAAGACAGATGATTACCTCTTTTGTGAAGAAGATGGCGTAACTACTATTATTTTAAAATCTAGCTGTAAAAGCGATTCTTTTATTATGGCTTGTCTATTTCCTTATTTTAAAGGAACTTTTCAAGAACAAGATCAAGCCTATTTGAATAATTTTAAAGAATTTGTAGAAAAGAAATAA
- the menA gene encoding 1,4-dihydroxy-2-naphthoate octaprenyltransferase, with translation MGFSNYIKAARLRTLPLSISGIIVGSVLGNQDSFQYKSSLISYCDFGCPTILQSPIFWLAILTTIGFQVLSNFANDYGDGVKGSDKNRTGEARMVASGAITPKQMKTAMIITTIITLIIALLLIYVSFGKENFGFSILFFGLGIASIAAAIKYTVGKSAYGYSGLGDIFVFLFFGLLSVVGSYFLYTKHINFKIFLPAISIGLLSAAVLNLNNMRDQIEDKKNNKNTLVVKLGSQKAKMYHYALIIGALIAAIVYVQLNYYSPLQYLFLIAFIPLAINIVVVAKNIIHSELDSELKKVALSTFLFAILFGIGQLY, from the coding sequence ATGGGTTTTTCAAATTATATTAAAGCTGCACGTTTAAGAACACTTCCTTTATCTATTTCCGGAATTATTGTTGGAAGTGTTTTAGGGAATCAAGATTCTTTTCAATATAAGTCATCTTTAATTTCTTATTGTGATTTTGGTTGTCCAACAATTTTACAATCACCTATTTTCTGGTTAGCAATTCTAACAACAATAGGTTTTCAAGTCTTATCAAATTTTGCAAATGATTATGGTGATGGAGTAAAAGGTTCTGATAAAAACAGAACTGGCGAAGCTAGAATGGTGGCTTCAGGCGCAATTACTCCCAAACAAATGAAAACGGCTATGATAATTACTACAATTATCACTTTAATAATTGCATTGTTATTGATTTATGTTTCTTTTGGAAAAGAAAATTTTGGGTTTTCAATCTTATTTTTTGGTTTAGGAATTGCTTCAATTGCAGCAGCAATAAAATATACAGTTGGTAAATCTGCTTATGGTTATAGCGGTTTAGGTGATATTTTTGTGTTCTTGTTCTTTGGTTTATTAAGTGTTGTTGGATCTTATTTCTTGTACACAAAACACATCAATTTTAAAATTTTTTTACCAGCAATTTCAATAGGATTATTAAGTGCTGCTGTTTTAAATTTGAATAATATGCGAGATCAAATTGAAGATAAAAAGAATAATAAAAACACATTAGTTGTAAAACTAGGTAGCCAGAAAGCTAAAATGTATCATTATGCTTTAATTATTGGAGCTTTAATTGCTGCTATTGTTTATGTTCAGTTAAATTATTACTCTCCTCTACAGTATTTATTTCTAATTGCTTTTATTCCTTTAGCTATAAACATAGTAGTAGTAGCAAAGAATATTATTCATTCAGAATTAGATAGTGAGTTAAAAAAAGTAGCATTAAGTACATTTTTGTTTGCCATTCTTTTTGGAATAGGACAACTTTATTAA
- a CDS encoding MlaD family protein codes for MSKELKTGIVVVVIIAIFIWGFNFLKGQNILDGNTRYFEVEYSKIGGLNRSSSVTINGLKVGKVDEIKFNNTPEKRGHLIVRFSVEDDFQFSKNSIVRIYSPNPLSGSNLAVIPSYEGEMAVSGDVLEGEMEESLFTSIGERLNPLQQKIEKVIVRADTLFSGVNKILNDKTITGINNSVSNLSATIYELRQTVKSVNSMVTDNQENLKITLENTKNITENFSKVSDSLTTVNINNIVKKAENAVDNFNELSRKMNSNEGSIGKLINDKKLYDNIEAATKELEELLRDLKLNPKRYVHFSIFGKKPKPYSPTKDELEELKKLKKEIEELKQ; via the coding sequence ATGTCAAAAGAATTAAAAACAGGAATTGTTGTTGTAGTAATTATTGCAATTTTTATTTGGGGATTTAACTTTTTAAAAGGCCAAAATATATTAGATGGAAATACTCGTTATTTTGAAGTTGAATATAGTAAAATTGGAGGTCTTAATAGGTCTAGTTCTGTAACTATTAACGGTTTAAAAGTTGGTAAGGTAGATGAAATAAAGTTTAATAATACACCTGAAAAAAGAGGGCATTTAATTGTTCGTTTTTCTGTTGAAGATGATTTTCAGTTTTCAAAAAATAGTATTGTTAGAATTTATTCTCCAAATCCATTAAGTGGTTCAAACTTGGCTGTAATACCAAGCTATGAAGGAGAAATGGCAGTTTCTGGAGATGTTCTAGAAGGAGAAATGGAAGAAAGTCTGTTTACTTCTATTGGAGAGCGTTTAAACCCGCTACAACAAAAAATAGAAAAAGTAATTGTTAGAGCAGACACTTTATTTAGTGGTGTTAACAAGATTTTAAATGATAAAACTATTACAGGTATTAATAATTCTGTATCAAATTTATCAGCAACAATTTATGAGTTAAGACAGACTGTAAAATCTGTAAATTCTATGGTTACAGATAATCAAGAGAATTTAAAAATAACATTAGAAAACACTAAAAATATTACAGAAAATTTCAGCAAAGTGTCAGACAGTTTAACTACTGTTAATATTAATAACATTGTTAAAAAGGCAGAAAATGCTGTAGATAATTTTAATGAATTATCTAGAAAAATGAATTCTAATGAAGGTTCTATAGGTAAATTGATTAACGATAAAAAGTTATATGATAATATTGAAGCAGCTACAAAAGAGCTTGAAGAATTATTAAGAGATTTAAAGTTGAACCCGAAAAGATATGTACATTTTTCTATATTCGGGAAAAAGCCTAAACCATATTCTCCAACAAAAGATGAATTAGAAGAATTAAAAAAGCTAAAAAAAGAGATTGAAGAATTGAAACAATAA
- a CDS encoding N-acetylmuramoyl-L-alanine amidase family protein, whose amino-acid sequence MRFQQTHKINTKTKTFFVFLCIFLFLAQSSNVFSQKKYVIVIDAGHGGKDPGNLGSGYKEKNIALKVALIVGKKLAKKKDIKVIYTRSKDVFIDLWKRGDVANHAKADLFVSIHCDSHTSNAHGAGTFVLGLRGNKKNLEIAKRENAVILLEDNYKERYKGFDPNSAESVIGLSLLQEENLDKSLAIASLIQNNFALKLKREDRKVKQDNFQVLRETIMPSVLVELGFLTNKKEGKYLNSKKGQEQMGNSIADAIQNYISNLKLNTVIDVVTQQKMVDDIEYKIQIASGKNKLATKSYNFKGLQDVERVQVSSFYKYYYGNTSNYKEVKKSLEEVKRKGYKTAFIVAFKNGEKISVSDAVKMQ is encoded by the coding sequence ATGCGATTCCAACAAACACACAAAATTAATACCAAAACAAAAACATTTTTTGTTTTTCTGTGCATATTCTTATTTTTAGCACAGTCTTCTAATGTTTTTTCACAAAAAAAATATGTCATAGTTATAGACGCAGGACATGGTGGAAAAGATCCTGGAAATTTAGGAAGCGGATATAAAGAAAAAAATATTGCTTTAAAAGTTGCATTAATTGTTGGTAAAAAACTTGCCAAAAAGAAAGATATAAAGGTAATTTATACAAGAAGTAAAGATGTTTTTATAGATTTATGGAAGAGAGGAGATGTAGCAAATCATGCAAAAGCAGACTTATTCGTCTCTATTCATTGCGATTCTCATACAAGTAATGCACATGGAGCAGGAACTTTTGTGTTAGGTTTGCGTGGAAATAAAAAAAATTTAGAGATTGCAAAAAGAGAAAATGCTGTAATTTTATTAGAAGATAACTATAAAGAAAGATATAAAGGTTTTGACCCTAATTCTGCAGAATCTGTTATTGGTTTATCTCTTTTACAAGAAGAAAATTTAGACAAAAGCTTGGCAATTGCAAGTTTAATTCAGAATAATTTTGCGCTAAAACTAAAAAGAGAAGACAGAAAAGTAAAACAAGATAATTTTCAGGTTTTAAGAGAAACAATTATGCCAAGTGTTTTAGTTGAATTGGGGTTTCTTACAAATAAAAAAGAAGGGAAATATTTAAATTCAAAAAAAGGACAGGAGCAAATGGGAAACTCCATTGCAGATGCAATACAAAATTATATCAGTAATTTAAAGTTAAATACAGTTATAGATGTTGTTACTCAACAGAAAATGGTAGATGATATTGAGTATAAAATTCAAATAGCTTCTGGTAAAAATAAACTTGCAACTAAATCTTATAATTTTAAAGGTTTACAAGATGTTGAGAGAGTTCAAGTAAGTTCATTTTATAAATATTATTATGGAAACACTTCTAATTATAAAGAGGTTAAAAAATCACTTGAAGAAGTAAAAAGAAAAGGATATAAAACAGCTTTTATAGTTGCTTTTAAAAACGGAGAAAAAATATCAGTTTCAGATGCTGTTAAAATGCAATAG
- a CDS encoding (Fe-S)-binding protein produces MQYLPNIIFAIALLLGIGFFVMNIHKLSRNIKLGKDVDRTDRKPERLKNMIKIALGQSKMVKRPFSGFLHIVVYVGFIIINIEVLEIIIDGLFGTHRIFQGVLGNGFYAFLIGTFEILAALVFVAVVIFWLRRNVSNIKRFFSKEMKGWPKNDGNNILYFEMVLMTLFLVMNATDTAFQQAGIGNPISQFIAPLFDGFSAETIHTIERSAWWIHILGILVFLNYLYYSKHLHILLAFPNTYLANLNPKGQFNNLESVTNEVKLMMDPDADPYAAPAEGAEETVPEKFGASDVTDLNWVQLLNSYTCTECGRCTSSCPANLTGKELSPRKIMMDTRDRLEEVGRNIDANGGTFVDDGKQLLNDYIKPEELWACTSCNACVEECPVNIDPLSIIMDMRRYLVMEESAAPQELNMMMTNIENNGAPWQYNQQDRLNWAKED; encoded by the coding sequence ATGCAATACTTACCAAACATAATTTTTGCAATAGCGTTACTTTTAGGAATTGGTTTTTTTGTGATGAATATTCACAAACTATCTAGAAACATTAAATTAGGAAAAGATGTAGATAGAACAGATAGAAAACCAGAAAGATTAAAAAACATGATAAAGATTGCTCTTGGGCAATCTAAAATGGTAAAAAGACCTTTTTCAGGTTTTTTGCATATTGTAGTTTATGTTGGTTTTATTATTATAAATATAGAGGTTTTAGAAATTATTATTGATGGTTTATTTGGAACACACAGAATTTTTCAAGGCGTTTTAGGTAATGGTTTTTATGCGTTCTTAATAGGTACTTTCGAAATTTTAGCAGCGCTAGTTTTTGTAGCAGTTGTTATATTTTGGTTGCGAAGAAACGTATCAAACATCAAACGTTTTTTTAGTAAAGAAATGAAAGGTTGGCCAAAGAATGATGGAAATAATATTCTGTATTTCGAAATGGTTTTAATGACCTTATTTTTAGTAATGAATGCAACAGATACAGCATTTCAACAAGCAGGAATAGGGAATCCAATAAGTCAATTTATTGCACCTTTGTTTGATGGTTTTTCTGCAGAAACAATTCACACAATAGAAAGAAGTGCTTGGTGGATTCATATTTTAGGAATTTTAGTTTTCTTAAACTATCTGTATTATTCTAAACATTTGCACATTTTATTAGCGTTTCCAAACACTTATTTAGCAAACCTAAATCCAAAAGGACAGTTCAATAATTTAGAATCCGTTACAAACGAGGTTAAATTAATGATGGATCCAGATGCAGATCCTTATGCCGCTCCAGCTGAAGGAGCAGAAGAAACTGTTCCAGAAAAATTTGGAGCTTCTGACGTTACAGATTTAAATTGGGTGCAACTATTAAACTCATATACTTGTACAGAATGTGGACGTTGTACATCTTCATGTCCTGCAAATTTAACGGGTAAAGAATTATCTCCTCGTAAAATTATGATGGATACTAGAGATCGTTTAGAAGAAGTTGGTAGAAATATAGATGCAAATGGCGGAACTTTTGTAGATGATGGAAAACAGCTATTAAACGATTATATAAAGCCAGAAGAATTATGGGCTTGTACAAGTTGTAATGCTTGTGTAGAAGAATGTCCAGTAAATATCGATCCACTTTCTATTATTATGGATATGAGAAGATATTTAGTAATGGAAGAAAGTGCAGCACCTCAAGAATTAAACATGATGATGACAAACATCGAAAACAATGGTGCACCTTGGCAATACAATCAACAAGATAGATTAAACTGGGCCAAAGAAGACTAA
- a CDS encoding (Fe-S)-binding protein has protein sequence MTVPTMAEMMAQGKQPEVLFWVGAAGSYDDRAKKISRAFVKILHQANVDFAVLGTEESSTGDAAKRSGNEFLFQMQAMMNIEVLNGYEVKKIVTCDPHSFNTLKNEYPSLGGKYEVFHHTQFIQNLISEGRLKIDDTTLKGKRVTFHDPCYLGRANEVYESPRNLIKRLGVNLTEMKRNKSTALCCGAGGAQMFKEPEKGDKDINVLRTEDALETKPQIIATGCPYCNTMMTDGIKFKEKEAEVLVKDIAELIAEANNL, from the coding sequence ATGACAGTACCAACAATGGCAGAAATGATGGCTCAAGGTAAACAACCAGAAGTGTTGTTTTGGGTTGGCGCAGCAGGAAGTTATGACGATAGAGCAAAGAAAATATCAAGAGCATTTGTAAAAATATTACATCAAGCAAACGTAGATTTTGCTGTTTTAGGAACGGAAGAATCTTCTACAGGTGATGCAGCTAAAAGATCTGGAAACGAATTTTTGTTTCAGATGCAAGCAATGATGAATATTGAAGTATTGAATGGTTATGAAGTAAAGAAAATTGTTACGTGCGATCCACATTCGTTTAATACTTTAAAAAATGAATATCCAAGTTTAGGAGGGAAGTATGAGGTTTTTCATCATACACAATTCATACAAAATTTAATTTCTGAAGGGCGTTTAAAAATAGACGATACTACTCTAAAAGGAAAAAGAGTTACATTCCATGATCCATGTTATTTAGGAAGAGCGAATGAAGTTTACGAATCTCCAAGAAATTTAATAAAAAGACTAGGTGTAAACTTAACAGAAATGAAGCGCAACAAATCTACTGCTTTATGTTGTGGAGCTGGAGGAGCGCAAATGTTTAAAGAGCCAGAAAAGGGAGATAAAGATATTAATGTTTTAAGAACAGAAGACGCTTTAGAAACCAAACCGCAAATCATTGCTACTGGTTGTCCTTATTGTAATACAATGATGACAGACGGAATTAAATTCAAAGAAAAAGAAGCTGAAGTTTTAGTAAAAGATATTGCAGAGTTAATTGCTGAAGCAAACAATTTGTAA
- a CDS encoding SPOR domain-containing protein gives MKNIIFFLITGFIFISTTELSAQEEENYIKVIASSLPDNYIKSNTSLFFSIQIGAYRNENKALESVDNIVITKEEDNITRYRLGEFPTYKEAIEFKRILLNVCTDAFIVPFNKGKRIHIREALKISAPIL, from the coding sequence ATGAAAAATATTATTTTCTTTTTAATTACTGGGTTTATTTTTATTTCAACGACTGAATTATCTGCTCAAGAAGAAGAAAATTATATTAAAGTTATTGCAAGTAGTTTACCTGATAATTATATTAAATCTAATACTAGTTTGTTTTTTTCCATTCAAATTGGTGCATACAGAAATGAAAATAAAGCTTTAGAAAGTGTAGACAATATTGTTATTACTAAAGAAGAAGACAATATTACTAGGTATAGATTAGGAGAATTCCCTACTTATAAAGAAGCAATAGAGTTTAAAAGAATTCTTTTAAATGTTTGTACAGATGCTTTTATTGTTCCATTTAATAAAGGGAAACGCATACATATTAGAGAAGCTCTAAAAATATCAGCACCAATTTTATAG
- a CDS encoding DUF3592 domain-containing protein, with the protein MSILFFIIGTFAGFYSIYKAVTSLDKIYAINKNGIKAKASVIEIRKKKQTDSDGDTSYLYYYTVKFRDNRGKEVREEIDFPVNNKSLRTPPFDVDIIYRRKENQEFDIILETNNGRNTGFYISLITGIAVLSYVIYTYDGQIDIILEFINNLFK; encoded by the coding sequence ATGAGTATTCTATTTTTTATTATTGGAACCTTTGCTGGTTTTTACTCAATTTACAAAGCAGTTACATCACTTGATAAAATTTACGCTATCAATAAAAATGGGATAAAAGCGAAAGCTTCTGTTATTGAAATTAGAAAAAAAAAGCAAACTGATAGTGATGGTGACACTTCTTATCTATATTATTATACTGTAAAGTTTAGAGATAATAGAGGAAAAGAAGTAAGAGAAGAAATTGATTTTCCTGTTAATAATAAATCATTAAGAACACCACCTTTTGATGTTGACATTATTTATCGTAGAAAAGAAAATCAAGAATTCGATATAATTTTAGAAACTAATAATGGTAGAAATACTGGTTTTTATATTAGCCTTATTACTGGTATTGCAGTTTTATCTTATGTAATTTACACGTATGATGGACAAATTGATATAATTTTAGAATTTATAAATAACTTATTCAAATGA
- a CDS encoding RidA family protein → MKKIITTTKAPAPIGPYNQAVLTGNTLYTSGQIAINPANGELVLDSITIETKQVMENLKEVLAAAEMTFENVIKTSIFISDMNNFAEINSVYGEYFDNETAPARETIEVANLPKFVNVEISAIAVK, encoded by the coding sequence ATGAAAAAAATAATAACAACAACAAAAGCACCTGCTCCTATTGGACCTTACAACCAAGCTGTTTTAACAGGAAATACATTATACACCTCTGGACAAATAGCCATAAACCCAGCAAATGGAGAATTGGTTTTAGATTCTATTACAATAGAAACAAAACAAGTAATGGAAAACTTAAAAGAAGTTTTAGCTGCCGCAGAAATGACATTTGAAAACGTCATTAAAACTTCCATTTTTATTTCTGATATGAATAATTTTGCTGAAATAAATTCCGTTTATGGAGAATATTTTGATAATGAAACGGCACCTGCAAGAGAAACTATAGAAGTTGCAAACTTACCAAAATTTGTAAATGTAGAAATTAGTGCGATTGCAGTTAAGTAG
- a CDS encoding putative LPS assembly protein LptD, producing MQTNLSYILLFCCFFLTEIGFSQDIKPNNKTVIPIIKKDTVKPIRKELKKNIKKDSLLSKKVDTIAIDSIKPKETIEDIITHNAKDYTIQDAKNKKVTLYNEASIVYTDIDLKAGIVIIDYNKNTLFAKGIKDSTGYVQRPVFKQGGQESEQDSIIYNFKSKRALIYGLKTKQGEMFTYGEKTKRVNDSTIYIRKIRFTTSEKENPDYYIATDKAKLVPGKKIIVGTSNLVIADIPTPVFLPFAYFPMTETSTSGFLIPAFDTGSSERGIGFQNGGYYFAINDYFDLTVLGDAYSNGSWGFRTSSNYNKRYRFNGAFSFNFENNINGIRGFDDYSKANNFNIRWNHNQDSKASPNSRFTASVNLGSSKFFRESQNQFNVSQSQTNTFNSSINYSKTFVGTPFNMSVTATHQQNTNTEKITMTLPSLTVNMNRVYPFAGKGGVQKTPIQKMGFNYTMQGQYLINTDDDEFFTSKMFETARAGIQHKTGTNTNIKAFKYFTLSPSVSYEETWQFDYIQKEYDITDNVVVTDTLRGFKSYREYNAGLSLSTTLYGEFAFKKGRLKKIRHTFRPSISYSYRPDFKDNYLKQVQSSADPLDVEEYTVFDQGIYGAPSSGLSNSIGITLNNVLEAKVASKDPDSDEEDEKITILNNLNFSSSYNIAADSLRWSPVSFSAGTRLFKDKLAVNLSGSMDPYKVIESSTGSPIRINEFNANIFRLTNASLTANYSISSADFDKDNKNKPTNNANNPPDIIGADINPTDRFGQRSNINSNKEDKNKETKLYRADIPWSVSLGYSASYNNNGIDGGEVGVHSIVFSGNVELSPKWKLGYSSGYDVKGGAFTFSRFNFTRDLDSWQFNFNWVPFGTNSSYTFFIGVKSSVLADLKWDKNKPPDRTLF from the coding sequence TTGCAAACAAACCTATCATACATACTTTTATTTTGCTGCTTCTTTTTAACGGAAATAGGTTTTTCGCAAGATATTAAACCTAATAATAAAACGGTTATACCTATTATTAAAAAAGATACTGTTAAACCTATTAGAAAAGAGTTAAAAAAGAATATAAAAAAGGACTCTTTACTTTCTAAAAAGGTAGATACTATTGCAATAGATTCTATCAAACCAAAAGAAACTATAGAAGATATTATAACTCATAATGCAAAAGATTACACCATACAGGATGCAAAAAATAAGAAAGTTACCTTATATAATGAAGCAAGCATAGTTTATACAGATATCGACTTAAAAGCTGGTATTGTAATTATCGATTATAATAAAAACACACTTTTTGCAAAAGGAATTAAGGATAGTACAGGTTATGTACAAAGACCAGTTTTTAAACAAGGTGGTCAAGAATCTGAACAAGATTCAATTATCTATAATTTTAAAAGTAAACGTGCTTTAATTTATGGCCTAAAAACCAAACAAGGCGAAATGTTTACTTATGGTGAAAAAACAAAACGAGTAAATGACTCAACTATTTACATAAGAAAGATACGTTTTACAACTTCAGAAAAAGAAAACCCAGATTATTACATAGCTACAGATAAAGCAAAATTAGTTCCTGGTAAAAAGATAATTGTTGGTACAAGTAATTTAGTAATTGCAGATATTCCTACACCTGTATTTTTACCTTTTGCTTATTTTCCTATGACAGAAACTAGCACTTCTGGTTTTTTAATTCCAGCTTTCGATACCGGAAGTTCAGAAAGAGGAATAGGTTTTCAAAACGGAGGATATTATTTTGCCATTAATGATTATTTCGATTTAACGGTTTTAGGTGATGCATATTCTAACGGAAGTTGGGGATTTAGAACCTCTTCTAACTATAACAAAAGATACCGTTTTAATGGAGCTTTTTCATTTAATTTCGAAAACAATATAAATGGAATTCGTGGTTTTGATGATTATTCTAAAGCCAATAACTTTAATATTAGATGGAATCATAATCAAGATTCTAAAGCAAGTCCAAATTCTAGATTTACAGCTTCTGTTAATTTAGGTAGTAGTAAGTTTTTTAGAGAATCTCAAAATCAATTTAACGTTTCTCAATCGCAAACCAACACATTTAATTCATCTATAAATTATAGCAAAACTTTTGTTGGCACACCTTTTAACATGAGTGTTACAGCTACTCATCAACAAAACACAAATACAGAAAAAATTACCATGACATTACCGTCTTTAACGGTTAATATGAATAGAGTATATCCATTTGCTGGTAAAGGTGGTGTTCAAAAAACACCAATTCAAAAAATGGGTTTTAATTACACTATGCAAGGTCAATACTTAATTAATACAGATGATGATGAGTTTTTTACTAGCAAAATGTTTGAAACTGCAAGAGCTGGCATACAACACAAAACTGGTACAAACACAAACATTAAGGCATTTAAATATTTTACATTATCACCAAGCGTAAGTTATGAAGAAACTTGGCAATTTGATTACATTCAAAAAGAATATGATATTACAGACAATGTAGTTGTTACTGATACTTTAAGAGGTTTTAAAAGTTATAGAGAATATAATGCTGGTTTAAGTTTATCTACTACATTATATGGTGAATTCGCATTTAAAAAAGGGCGTCTAAAGAAAATTAGACACACATTTAGACCTTCTATTTCTTATTCTTATAGACCAGATTTTAAAGACAATTACCTTAAACAGGTACAAAGTAGTGCAGATCCGTTAGATGTTGAAGAATACACTGTTTTTGACCAAGGAATATATGGAGCTCCTTCTTCTGGTTTAAGTAATTCTATAGGAATAACTTTAAATAACGTTTTAGAAGCAAAAGTTGCATCTAAAGATCCTGATAGTGATGAAGAAGATGAAAAAATCACTATTTTAAACAACTTAAATTTTAGCAGTTCTTATAATATTGCAGCAGATAGTTTGCGGTGGTCTCCCGTTAGTTTTTCTGCCGGTACAAGGTTATTTAAAGATAAATTAGCTGTAAACTTAAGTGGTTCTATGGATCCTTATAAAGTTATTGAATCCTCTACTGGTTCGCCAATTCGAATTAATGAATTTAATGCAAATATCTTTAGGCTAACCAACGCTAGTTTAACTGCAAACTATTCAATTTCTAGTGCAGACTTTGATAAAGACAATAAAAATAAACCAACTAATAATGCTAATAATCCTCCAGATATTATTGGAGCAGACATTAATCCTACAGATAGATTCGGACAAAGAAGTAATATAAATTCTAATAAAGAAGATAAGAATAAAGAAACCAAACTATACAGAGCAGATATTCCATGGTCCGTAAGTTTAGGATATTCTGCAAGCTACAATAATAATGGAATTGATGGTGGAGAAGTTGGTGTACATAGTATTGTATTTAGTGGAAATGTAGAGTTATCACCTAAATGGAAACTAGGATATTCTTCTGGTTATGATGTTAAAGGAGGTGCTTTTACTTTTTCAAGATTCAATTTTACAAGAGATTTAGACAGTTGGCAATTCAACTTTAATTGGGTTCCATTTGGTACAAATTCTTCTTATACCTTTTTTATTGGTGTAAAATCTTCTGTTTTAGCAGATTTAAAGTGGGATAAAAACAAACCACCAGATAGAACTTTATTTTAA
- the gap gene encoding type I glyceraldehyde-3-phosphate dehydrogenase, protein MIKVGINGFGRIGRLAFRSTVNRPGVQVVAINDLLDVDYLAYMLKYDSVHGKFDGTVDVKDGKLVVNGNEIRITAERDPANLKWDEVDAEYVIESTGFFLTEETAGKHLEAGAKKVVLSAPSKDHTPMFVMGVNNTELKADQKIFSNASCTTNCLSPIAKVLNDNWGISEGLMTTVHAATATQKTVDGPSMKDWRGGRSAIGNVIPSSTGAAKAVGKVIPALNGKLTGMAFRIPTMDVSVVDLTVKLEKPATYAEICAAMKAASESGPMKGVLGYTEDMVVSQDFVGDTRTSIFDAKAGIALNDNFVKVVSWYDNEIGYSTKIVDLIEYAATL, encoded by the coding sequence ATGATAAAAGTAGGAATTAACGGATTTGGTAGAATTGGAAGATTAGCATTTAGATCTACAGTTAACAGACCAGGTGTACAAGTAGTAGCAATTAATGATTTATTAGATGTAGATTATTTAGCATATATGTTAAAGTATGATTCAGTTCATGGTAAATTCGATGGAACTGTTGATGTAAAAGACGGTAAATTAGTTGTAAACGGAAACGAAATTAGAATTACTGCAGAAAGAGATCCTGCAAATTTAAAGTGGGATGAAGTAGATGCAGAATATGTAATCGAATCTACAGGTTTTTTCTTAACTGAAGAAACTGCTGGAAAGCATTTAGAAGCAGGAGCTAAAAAAGTTGTTTTATCCGCACCTTCTAAAGATCATACACCAATGTTTGTTATGGGTGTAAATAATACAGAATTAAAAGCAGATCAAAAGATTTTTTCTAATGCATCTTGTACTACAAACTGTTTATCTCCTATTGCAAAAGTATTAAATGACAACTGGGGTATTTCAGAAGGTTTAATGACAACTGTACATGCTGCAACTGCAACTCAAAAAACTGTTGATGGTCCTTCTATGAAAGACTGGAGAGGTGGACGTTCTGCAATTGGTAACGTAATTCCTTCTTCTACTGGAGCTGCAAAAGCTGTAGGGAAAGTAATTCCTGCATTAAACGGAAAATTAACTGGTATGGCTTTTAGAATTCCTACTATGGATGTTTCTGTTGTAGATTTAACAGTAAAATTAGAAAAACCAGCTACTTATGCAGAAATTTGTGCTGCTATGAAAGCTGCATCTGAAAGCGGACCAATGAAAGGTGTTTTAGGATATACTGAAGATATGGTTGTTTCTCAAGATTTTGTTGGAGATACTCGTACTTCAATCTTTGACGCAAAAGCTGGTATCGCATTAAACGATAACTTTGTAAAAGTTGTTTCTTGGTATGATAACGAAATAGGTTATTCAACTAAAATCGTAGATTTAATTGAATACGCTGCTACTTTATAG